Within Lolium rigidum isolate FL_2022 chromosome 5, APGP_CSIRO_Lrig_0.1, whole genome shotgun sequence, the genomic segment TGGCACAGCTAGATCTTCGAGAAGTTAAGGAGGGCACGGCACAGCAGCATCACGTGCGTGCCTGCTTTGCGTTAACGATGGGTCGCCATCGACGCCTAAACTCTTCGATTCTCCTTCGTCCTCGATCATATGCGTATGCCGGCCGGCGCCTTCTCTTCACCGAACACAGATGGTCGATGGGCATATTCTTTTCTTCTTTCCCTTTCCTGTATATATGGAGTATAGTGCATCCATCGCAACCTGTTGTAACAGGTGTAGTAAGAAGCAAAGCATAAATGGCATATCTCATCCCTCTGTTTTTAAGTCCATATGCAGCAAGGACGTTGGTAAAGAACAGCATGGGTAGAGAACGAGAATGGCCATGCCCATGCCACTGCCAGTAGTAATATAGCACTATCTCAAATTCCCAACGGGGACATAAGTACAGTAGTTCCAGTTCTTGCAGTGGATCAGAAGCTTCCTTAGCGATCGAGCTGTCTGCTAGATGCATGCATGCACTCTATACAAAGACCCAGCGTGAACCACTCTTGATTTAGGTACTGCCGATCATGGGCTCTTCAATTCGATCTGAACTAATCTTGTTCTGAAGAAAATGAGCACCAATCGTGAACTACCTAACAGCCGGAGACAACGTGGATAAGCATGCAGCCCGTCCTGTCAATCAAACACGCCATGTGCATGCACACCCACAAATTAATCCACTGCCAGAACTATAGTCACGCACTCATCAACGATTGGCCAGAAAGCTTTCATTGTACACTAGCTTATCCACGTCTGGTTCGGATCGATCGGGAAATTAAGATGTAAACATCGAAGCGGCCACTGATTAGCCAGCTACTAAATCACTACGCAGTGAAGTGCCTCGCTGACAAGGCAACAAAGAGTACACCGATAGAATAATATACGTTTGATCTTGACACTTGTGCCCATGCGTATATATGGATCATATGGTTGATGTTTCTGTGATCTTGACATGGGATGGAGGCTTAGCTAGCGCGCATTTGCCCGTCAGGTTCAAGGATGTCGTAAACCCAAAGAGGTTTCTGGTATATATACAAATAAGAAATTGGAAATGGAAGCTAGCTTTTGGCAATCTAGCTAGTGGTTATTGATGTGGAGATCAACAAGTTGAACAGAGCCCATGACGGCAACTTTGAAGCTTAATGAGGTGTGGAGACACAAGCTGAACGAGAAAAGACCTTTCTTCCACCCGTTACCACCCCCCAAGTGGTCCTTTCTAAGCCCCCCTCGACCTCATCCTCACATTGGCCATTGTACAAACGGTTTTGCTAAGTCTCATGTGACTGAgaatttcttaagtctcagtcacccaAAAAAATGTACATGAGTTACACATTTCTGgctgaaaagtgcaattgcatgtTTCTGCTAGAAAAGTGCAATTCGTTCCAGTTGCATAtttttttgaactgcagttgcacttttctgaggtgaTCTCAGTCACCTGAGACGTAGGCAAACTCTTGTACAAAAGATCTTAATTTGTGTTGTAACAGAATGTTACGAATATCAATACTATTTTGACTAGGACCAGCCCATTGCCCAGGCGAATAGGGCGGCACCGGGAGGACTCGGGCCCCAGATATGAAAGTAGTAACCACTACTAACTATTAGTCTATTATATTTCCTTAAAAACTATTAGTCTATTGCATCATAGGCATCATTGTTGGATATTTAACAATAAATGAAATTCTTAACTTGTAGAAGGAGGTCTATACTATGGACCATGTACCATGTAGGAACAAATCACAAATTATTCTAACCGGCAACATCGAAGTTAGTAATATTGTACTATAAATATATGCTAATAAGGTTTCATGTTTGATTCCGTACAAGACATTTTATTTCAGAAACCAACGGGGAAACTAGTATACATTATATGGTCCCAGGCGCATTGTAAACGCGCATATCAAATAATTAAATTGCATGTATCAATTTTTTTTTGGTGATTCCTATAGGCTGTGTTACTTTAGTACCAAGTACATAGCATATACACGTTGTGAACATATTATTGAAACCATTATAACTATAACACACATTTGACAACAAAAAATCAAGTAAGAGAATATGTCATTGTCTAATTTATACTCCGAAGTTTGAAAAATATGGTTACCTAGTCATATACTAGAAACATCTATTACTATTAAATTATTAGGTCGTGCGTTTTAGAAAACTAAACTATATAGTTTGCACAATTGTTAAAATATATTTGAGAAAGGAAATTTCAGTATAAAATAATGCTTAAATTAGCATGCATGTTACACACAAAAAAAATGTGGTTAAGTACGCTAATAGCTATATAATTTATCATCACTATACTATAGCATGCAAAAAAATGTCAAAAGTATAAAATATTAGTATAAGTTATAGTTATATACATGTTTTTCCTGAGTCCAAATTTTACTTGGAGTGGCCTCGCATTCATCTATATCCAAGAGTGTTGGTCAAATCCAAAGTAAGGGTCCACTTTGATAGGATCAGTCAAGTATCCAAGTGTGTTTTCCCATGGCTGAGTGTAAAATTATAGCCACTGAGAAAGAATATAGGACTCGAGTAGAACTTTAATGTATGTCGTGTATATTTCTTTCTTCTGTCCTTGCTAGCTTGCTGGAATACTAAAATGGTCTCTTAGAACATAGTGAGAGCAATTTTGCAAGCTGGATTTTGAAGCCAATTGTTTTTCTTGTCATGGTTGTTATGGCAATCAAATCATTGACAAGTAGTTCAAGAAATCCAACAGTCCAAACGCATATTTGGGTTTAGTGAGTTCAACAATCTTGAAGTCATTAGTTGGTTCAGAAGTGAAAGACGATTATACTAAATGTGCAAAAACTTTCTATCTAGATTGTTCATTGTCATGTTGAGTCAAGTAGTCTTATTTGAGTTAAGTCTTATGTAGTTCACGTTGCTGGACCGACCAATGTATGTtgtaattattttaatttttgtCTTCGCCAAATCAACCAAATTTCATTGTAACCCTAATTCTATTATCAATTTAAACAAGTTTTTTTAAGTTGAAGTTGTTGAAAAAACATTTGAGATACATAATGTCTCAAGAAATTTTAAATAGTTTTGTAACTTTATGCATTGAGATGAAATTGTCGGATGCGGTTGACATCAATATCCGCTTAAATGATTTTGCATCTTAGAAGAAACCTTTAAGGTAACATGTATAAACTagggagagtggattttgtacacccacgcatgggtgtgggtgtttctgtCACACCCAATGAGATGGAGGGGTGTTTCCGTCACACCCACGCATGTGTAAACTagggagagtggattttgtacatctaaatttagacatatCTAAGACATCTTTAATGAGATGGAGGGGGTATAAGAAATCATTTTCGAATATTTAAATATACATTGCACCTTACAAaaacactagttgcacattttgtagATGTGCAAACTAATGAATATTTATAGCACAACCAATTTTATCTTTTGAAAAGCCAAAACATACAAAGTAAAGAACAAAAACATATCATAGCACAAACAAACACAGTTGTCCCACGTTTTCTAAAAGTGCAAACACGAAGAAAGAAGAGAcaaatgatttttttaaaatggaTTGTGAAAAAACTAGGAAAATAAGATTTACAGGAACAAATAAAAGATCACTCGACCGGTAGGAAAGAAAAATCCGGGGGACTGAGGTCTAAAACAAAGTCAAACGACGAGTTCGATCAGGCTCCCCACGATGCACATCGCAATAACGACCATCCAACCTCTTCAAGCTCCGGTTCCCTCGACACTATGGCTGGCTATATATTCACATGAGAAGCGAAGCCCCTTTGCTTAAGAGAAAAGCATCACTGCACCAACTTGGCAAGTACCGCGAGCTAGGCTCTACCTCACTCGTCAATGCCGTCTTTCATCGACGGCCCCAGTCTCCGGTCGCTGCTCCGGCCGTCCACCAACGGACGCCGGTCGAAGATCGCGGAcagcgctggcggcggcggcagaggagggtcGGGAGGCGGCCATGGAGGGATCTTCAAGATGTTCAAGCTCATGCCGATGCTCTCGTCCGGGTGCAAGATGGTGGCGCTTCTCGGCAAGCACAACAGGGCGCTCCTCGCCGACCACGCCACGACGGTGACGCTGTTCGGGCACCGCCGCGGCCGCGTGAGCCTGGCCATCCACGAGgacacccgcgcgccgccggtgTTCCTCATCGAGCTGCCCATGTTGACGAGCGCGCTGCACAAGGAGATCGCGTCCGGGGTGGTGAAGCTGGCGCTGGAGAGCGACACGCGCAGCGCGCGACGCCGGCTCGTGGAGGAGTACGTCTGGGCCGTGTTCTGCAACGGGCGCAAGGCCGGCTACTCCATCCGCCGAAAGGAGGCCTCCGACGACGAGCGCCACGTGATGCGCCTGCTGCGCGGCGTGTCCATGGGTGCTGGCGTGCTGCCGGCCGCGCCCGAGCAGGAGGGCGGCGTGCCCGCGGGGCCCGACGGGGAGCTCACGTACGTGCGCGCACGAGTCGAGCGCGTCGTCGGCTCCAAGGATTCGGAGGCTTTCTACATGATCAACCCCCACGAGGGCGGCGTCCCCTCCGACAGTaggggcggcgacgacggcagcgcGCCGGAGCTGAGCATTTTCCTAGTGAGGATGAAATGAGCAAAGTAATTAAAGACGAGTAATTCATCTCATGCATATATATACTTCATTTTCCTACTCGTTTTGGAATTCGGATTTGGATACCCTCAGATCAGAGGTACGTTCCACGATATACTGGACCATATATAGAGAGAGTATAATTTTAGCAAGTTGAATGTGTATCTATCTCCATGGTAGACAAGTAATTTTGCACCATGTCACATGGTGATCGAATTGACGTTGCAAGTTACTTAATGTAGTTGAAATTTAtatgggtgtgcctatgtctcagtcgattgagattttcttaagtctcagtcacctcagaaaagtgcaactgcagttcaaaaaaaTATACAACTCGGaccagttgcacttttctagtagaaaaatgcaattgcacttttttgacagaaaagtgcaactcaagttcATTTTTGTGGGTGTGACATAGCAAAACCGAATTTATATGTTTCTGGCAATGCCAATTTTTACTAACTGATGATCGATCGAACCTAGTATTGGCCCATCCATCATCTGTTGAATATGAGGGATCACACCACAATATCAATATTTAATTGTGAGCTAGTGCCCCAAGAGTGGCAATCAAAGTCATCTGAAATCAGGTTTATTTTGCTTAGGGAAAGTTGTTCCGTAACTGAAACATAGGGGTGTCCTAACTGCAGTATAAGAAACTTCTGACCCTAGCTAGAGTGTAATGTACTCAACTTTTAATTTCCTACATGCAGCAAGAACAAGTAGCTATCGATCAGCATCAATCCAGCGTGACAGGTCGATGCATCGCCCTTGGTCCTGAAACCGAAAGGCAATCACGTCTTCAGTACGTGGGGCTCTTCATCTTTCAAGATGCATGGGCAACCTATGTGTCTAGCTAGTGTAGTCCATGCTTGCATGCTGGGCCACAATGCACGATCTTGGTTGATGAGAATGTCTATGATGAGGTGCTGTTAGTGTTTGGTGTTCGACTGGTGGTAAGAGCTAGGTGTCCAGCATTAACTTTCCAACTTCGTATGGTACTACCCTCCGGCCTCTCTGTGGGCTTGCATCATATGGAATTCCGCATCATATCAGGTCATGATCTCTTCCCAGATGATTCGATGACGTGGGCATAGCCTAGTGGTTGGGGTCGTAGTGGCACAacccaacgaccggagttcgatccttatcacgccaagtcccgcttctactatatcaatagtgtctagttcctcgtagacactgtttcatttttttctttccgGATGATTTGGTTCCGTGTGGCTATTCTGTTCAAGTGTATAAATAGATTGTATAACCCTTttcattagttcggacttttggttgtgttggctagtgcatgaagctttacATGGTATTAGAGCCTAGGGTCTCGAGTTCAGAGAATGCTAATACCCCTAGGAGCGGGGCCAGGATTTGGACATAGGGGGAGGAAGATGGTACTTCACCACTTCACCTACACAACGTAATATATACTAGCAAAgaaaggcgcggcggcacgctgcGCCCTGAAGGTAGTCGGGAGTTGAAGAATAAATGATAATTTCATGTTAAATTTCGAGTCAGGAATTGAAGAATAAAGGATGTTTCTATGTTAAGCTTCGTTCTTTTAGGGATGTGAAGCCGTGGTAGAAACATGGATTAAGCAATGTGTTGCATTCAAAAATCAATAGACTACTGTTCTGCGTTCAGAACTGGCCATTTTATTGTTGCAAATACGCTCTACTTTACCATGAACCAAACGGACATTGATATAGGAAATACAATAATAAAAAGTTACATAGATTACAGCGTGCAAGTTGAATAGTATCACACATAAGAACAAAAATGGATCGTAAGGAAAATTTTATATAAAAACATAAACAGACCGTAGTATCGCACATAATTAGGCATAAGAACACAAACATGAATACTTGGGAGTTTTTTTATGCCTGTAGAGTTTAGATAACTGACCTTGAAGTACAAGAGCCGCCAGTACTCTTTTACTAAGATGATGTGTATGCTTTTTTGTATATGGTCTGGTGAAGACTGTATAATCTTAGATGAGGGGTATTTTGCCTATGTACTGATGTGGTGAGTTTTTATGCATTATTTAGCATCTTGATATCCACCAGTTCAGACAAAACAAGAACTGATTGTCTAAGACCAATTTGCAGGACCAAGATGATGCTAGAGCAACTGAATTCAGATATGTGCAAATGATAACTACAAATATTCAATGCTCAGTCTACATACAAGAGTGTATGCGCTATCAGAGAACACTATCTAGATAATAATGCAGTTATATTACATGTACTTTCCAGTATTCATGTTTGTGTTCATGTTTTCACACTTGTACAACAAAAGGTCATGTTTTCAAAAAATTCAAGAGTTCATGTTCACCGAAATTTGAACAGAGTGTCAGGGCCTATATTAGGTAAAATGCTTTCCTGGTTCTGATATAAAGCAATGCTCCTAAAGAAGAATTTAAACCCTGATCTGAATcgcagtatcatgcacatgaatgATTTAGGATAAGGATCTTATGCAAGCTATAATAGCCAATTCAAGCATGAGAAATCAAGCAATGATGTCACAAAGTTGTGACTTATGAGAGAAGGCAAAGTAGTATTGGAGAAAGTACTGGAAGTAATATGTCTATTTCTTGCTATGAGGGTAACCAGTTGCTCCTGTGTCAAGGGGAGTCTCAAACTAAACGGCGGTTCCGTTAGCTCTGTACGTTTTGAAATTTTCATAAGGGGAGTAGCAGGCAATAGTGCGACCATATCTATTACATTTATCTTTATAAAAATGAACCCATGGGAATCTGTGAGACCTAAGTAATTGATTCAAAATCTTGCAGTACATAACCAAGAGGTACGCTCTGACACTTCaaagttactccctccgttcctcttTAATTGACGCACAGTGATGCACTTTTGAGAAGCAAACAGGTACGTACGGGCGTCAATTAAAacgggacagaggtagtacaatcGTTGTAGCAAAATTTTGATCAATCCGTGAGAACTAAGTAATTAATTCAAAATCTTGCAGTACATAACCAAAAGGTAGGCTCTGACACTTCAAATTTACACTTGTGGATGTTGTAGCAAAATTTTGACCTCTCATGAATCCAGGGATGGACACATGCATTACTCCCCATATACCCTAGTTGGCTGCTTGCAAAACCCTGAGACATGTAACCTCCCGATGGAGACCAGAGTAAAGAGCACCTAGGTTCATAATTTACCTGTAGAAAGAAACACATGCAAAAATGACAACTCAGAGATAAAATGTTATAATCCACGAACACAATAAAAATTGGGGAATGTTAGACATTCGCCAGCATACACTCGCTGTTTCTCTCctctgatttgaaatgaattttttGGAAGAATAATTAGAACTAAAGGGACAAATTCACACAAATGACACAATTTGCAAGAATAGTGTGCCAAAGGCAGAGCTATGCACTCTGTTACAAACCATGCCAATAGAACACTGGTTCTTCAAGCTTACGCAGCCAGACACCATGCAGGACATGATTAGTCGCCATCTTAGTATATTTTCCACGGCGCCCCTTTACTGACAATGTGTTAAcacatatgtaagatcagaaGGTAATTACACACCATGTGAAGAGCAAGAGAGCAAGTTACTTGTCTATCAGTAAATCTAAACCTAACAGTCCTACATGAATCCATCTCAATCAAAATCAtccaagcatatgcatcatgaaaTCAATCATCATGCTTGTTCTACACACAAAAATCCAGTACACTAAATCACCACATTATAAATATAGGCAAGATTATCTCAGTTGGTACTTGTTACCGAATACAGACCCACTTTTGCTCGACGGGAAGTGTTTTtagtaatatatcaaaatatctaCATACTTCAGTTTAGCTAATTCTCTTTAATCCTAAAAGATCATCATGGTATAACCGTATTAGAGGCAAACACATAAAAAAATTCCCTGaactgaaagaaagagaaaatatCAGGTTACTTACACAAATAAAAATGGCACAACTTACATAATGATTTTCTATCGAACTATGAGAAAATCTATgatgttattcatgatataatcaGATGGGCGAGAATTCACTTCTAGAGATGATCATTTTGAGCGAATATAGTAGTGTGTTCATCAGGACAACTTGCAAACTAAGGCAAGGAAAATACCTTGGTAGCAGGGTGTTGTTACTTCGTTCTTGTTGTAAGGTAAAACTTGAAGAAAATTATGTTTATTGAGGCTGCATGGGTACTTCGAGGCAAACAAATTAGAAAGCAGATGCTCATACTTTCGTACTGAAAGCACAACAATTGTTACCCAAATAATATAACATAGATACACGGTTGTCAAAAACTATGCAATGATTTCAAGGTAGGTGGTGCTAGGAAATTAAATGAACATTAGTCACTGCATAACATGAATGTATATATCGAATCACTCGCAAATGAACCTAGTATCGCCTACAAATGCTAGCTTGATAGCTTGTCATTCCTCTATATGCCATGTTGCCCTCTAGGCACCATTCTGTGCCCAGTCGCCccaaagtttttcattttcttgtgaAGTCTCTAGTCCACATGGATCTGGACAGAAATGAGAGACCCAATACTGAATATCTAGGGTCTTCCCTGCAAGAATATGTATTTAGGAGCCAGTAGCTAAAAATTGCTGCTAGGGGTAACTTCTAAGTTTTACAGGGCATTTTTAATGATTTGAAAATATGCGATGTGTTGTGATGTCAATGCAACATGCTTAAAAGAATTGGAGAGAGAGAATAATGTCAGTGGTCTGAAAGGCGTTCTTCAATAATGAGAAAGGACAATCAGGTGTTGATGCAAACACCTGAATTTGATCTCATTACAAAATCTGAATATATTACCAGGATCATCTCACCAAGTGGGTAAAGCCTACACTTATTGATCTGTGAAGTGTACATCTGAAATATGTGTATAAAAAGTGCATGAAAGAGAGAAGAAGGTATTACTTGCAAGCTATATCGATCTAAAGGCTGGACGTGATACATTACAGAGAATCTACAATTGACTTCCTTGGATCATTCATAAACTGTGTTCAACTCCAGGGCACCAATAAAAACTTAAGTGCATGCCCATTTTTTCATATCCATTCCCAGAACTCTGCATTCCTTAGGTAACATTGAGGCATGAATTAAACCCTTAAATGTATACAGAAAGGAGAAAACACATGAAAGGTGAGTACATACGACCTGAAAATATCATGCTTTAAATTGACACTTTCCTTGAACTTTCAGTTATTGCTTGTAACACAGGAATCCTCACCAAGGATCTCCTGCCAAGGAAAGAACACAGGTAGCACCTTCAAATAAACCAAAGCATGTACTGTACCTCCAGCAAGAAAAGTAATATAATGAGCAATATCATTACCTCACACTTATAGTTATATTTGACTAATTCCAGTTATAGGTAGCAAACCTTAGAAAAGTTAGAGAAATATCATTCTACGGCAATATTTGACCAATATCATTACTTCACCCTTCCAGTTATATTTGACCAATCCAAGTGAATGTACAGCAGATCAAGCGTGCAACGAATGAATGACAGGATCAAGTGTTCCCTGCAATCGACATCCTTGTCGTCTCTGTAACTGTGTCGAGCATCCATAACCGAACAGAACGTCACCACATCGCTCTGTTTCCACAAACAAGCGCTCCCCACGACATCTCTCCAAATGGCACCCATGAGCAGCCGGACATGGTGACATGGAGCACCGCATCTGTGCCCGCCATCGGCACACGTTCTTACCTGCCCACTCCACATTTGATTCTATTGCACAACACCTACTGCACGCCTCCTCCGCTGCCATTGTCCTCTCCATTCCTGCTTGCCGACGGCGTCGTAGGTCTACCTACTGGACGCCTCCTCCGCTGCCATTGTCCTCTCCATTCCTGTGCGCCGACGGTGTCACAGGCAACCTGGTGGTCATCCATGTTACAGTGGGGCGGGTTGGAATCCACACATTGTGCTCTGAGCCAAAGCAGTCAGCCAGTATTGTTGGTCGTCGTGCGCTAAACTCTGATGGATCGGTTGGATGGTTTGGGACTGGGGGGATACCGTCTAGATGAGGAGCTGTGGCAGGGAAGACGGACCAGGAGACAGTCGGAGCTCCATGGCAAGCCGCTTTGAACAGAGTAGACGGTAACAAAACTTGACGACCTGCATCAAAAAAACAAAGCGGCATAAGaacggctgatacgtccaatttgcatcactattttatatcataatttgctgttattcattgatatatttcatgtttggagatgatacttatgttatttcatctattttgcatgtttcatgattattggaggatcgcgcaccggagccgagattctgctggaaaaagcaccgtcagaatgcaatatttcggaagatcaacaattgacgggaattatacgaaaaatcctatttttccagatgacgaagggagccggaagggggagccgaggagggccgccatgggccccctcataggccggcgcgggccaccgcactggccgcgccgccctgtgaggaggggcccacagccccctctcgcctccttttcttcgcgtactccttcgtcccgaaaacctaagccacagaggatagtcgcgaagagtcacagccgcctctgcggggcggagaacaccagagagaaaagagctctccggcaggctgagatctaccggggaaattccctcccggagggggaaatcgacgccatcgtcaccgtcatcgagctggacatcatctccatcatcatcatcatcaccatcatcatcatcatcaccgccgtctccaccgctgcacaccgttaccgctgtaacaatttgggtttgatcttgattgtttgataggggaaactctcccggtgttgatttctacttgttattgatgctattgagtgaaaccgttgaaccaaggtttatgttcagattgttattcatcatcatatcacctctgatcatgttccatatgatgtctcgtgagtagttcgtttagttcttgaggacatgggtgaagtctaaatgttagtagtgaatcatggttgagtagtattcagtgttatgatatttaagttgtggtgttattcttctagtggtgtcgtgtgaacgtcgactacacgacacttcacctttatgggcctaggggaatgcatcttgtactcgtttgccaattgcggggttgccggagtgacagaaacccgagcccccgttggtatatcgatgcaggagggatcgcaggatctcagagtttaaggctatggttagatttatcttaattactttcttgtatttgcggatgcttgcaaggggtataatcacaagtatgtattagtcctaggaagggcagtacattagcataggttcacccacacaacacttatcaaaacaatgaagattaatcagtttgtatgaagcgaaa encodes:
- the LOC124657863 gene encoding protein MIZU-KUSSEI 1-like, with translation MPSFIDGPSLRSLLRPSTNGRRSKIADSAGGGGRGGSGGGHGGIFKMFKLMPMLSSGCKMVALLGKHNRALLADHATTVTLFGHRRGRVSLAIHEDTRAPPVFLIELPMLTSALHKEIASGVVKLALESDTRSARRRLVEEYVWAVFCNGRKAGYSIRRKEASDDERHVMRLLRGVSMGAGVLPAAPEQEGGVPAGPDGELTYVRARVERVVGSKDSEAFYMINPHEGGVPSDSRGGDDGSAPELSIFLVRMK